The following proteins are encoded in a genomic region of Montipora foliosa isolate CH-2021 chromosome 10, ASM3666993v2, whole genome shotgun sequence:
- the LOC137972481 gene encoding glutathione S-transferase 2-like, which yields MAEKFSLQLAFALIALIAAIFYSGKAQFVFNKINQIIHGKRGCSPIVSIGHVTLHYFGLRGRAEGIRLMMEDFEIPYAETNYSHDTWPEIKKKGIETGLFTFGQVPAITTTGGLQLVQSKAIMHHIGRSVGVDCDCSDIHTCEVLVYGAEDLRSKLGPVLYSPNFSAKLRDAHLESVVYTWLSYFEKLAPVNSTDKGIDGLYFASDRLTWVDYVMFDLLETYVEFGRLTFDGEADRVDVLTDFPKLSAFYENFSSRPRLAKYLKAERRAPFRM from the exons ATGGCTGAAAAGTTTAGTTTGCAGCTTGCCTTTGCGCTGATTGCTTTAATAGCTGCTATATTCTATAGCGGCAAGGCGCAGTTTGTTTTTAATAAGATCAACCAGATTATCCACGGAAAGCGAGGTTGCTCTCCGATCGTAAGCATCGGACACGTTACCCTCCACTATTTTGGCCTCCGAGGACGAGCCGAGGGCATTCGGCTTATGATGGAAGACTTTGAAATACCGTACGCAGAAACCAACTACTCCCATGATACCTGGCctgaaattaaaaagaaaggaatAGAGACTGGGTTATTTACTTTTGGTCAAG tgCCTGCTATTACGACAACAGGTGGATTGCAGTTGGTTCAGAGtaaag CAATCATGCATCACATTGGTCGGTCTGTTGGAGTGGATTGTGACTGTTCAGATATTCATAcatgtgaagtgcttgtttaTGGGGCAG AGGACTTACGATCAAAGCTTGGTCCTGTCCTTTACAGTCCGAACTTCTCGGCAAAGTTGAGAGACGCTCATCTTGAATCAGTGGTCTACACTTGGCTTTCGTATTTTGAAAAGCTTGCACCAGTGAACTCCACAGATAAGGGAATTGATGGTTTGTATTTTGCCAGTGACCGCCTCACCTGGGTTGATTATGTTATGTTTGATCTACTAGAAACTTACGTCGAGTTTGGACGATTGACATTTGATGGTGAAGCAGACCGAGTCGATGTGTTAACGGATTTTCCAAAGCTTAGTGCATTTTATGAAAACTTTTCCAGCAGGCCGAGATTAGCGAAATATCTAAAAGCTGAAAGGAGAGCCCCTTTCAGAATGTAA